A stretch of Bacteroidota bacterium DNA encodes these proteins:
- a CDS encoding sigma 54-interacting transcriptional regulator, with the protein MFTNDLLTLTTVGDLRAAGYPTQSVKDELRNNLLRKLKNREPLFPGIYGYEKTVIPEIENAVLSKHNIILLGLRGQAKTRLARLLVNLLDEYVPVLQDSEVNDHPFHPISLAGKELIATLGDKAPIQWIHRSDRYGEKLATPDVTVADLIGDLDPIKAAAHRLSYSDERILHYGIIPRTNRGIFVINELPDLQPRIQVSLFNILQEADIQIRGFKTRIPMDIMLIFTANPEDYTNRGSIITPLKDRIDSQIITHYPKTIEVARKITEQESFSTAQREVTVHIPDLIRDLVEQLSFEARESEFVDHKSGVSARLAISAFETLISQAERRAVMHGETETTVRIMDLYRLTPSITGKIELVYEGEQEGMAKVATALIQKAIRSAFKTWFPDPSRIKSGEAGNPYKPILEWFSQKKTVDLLFDDSQADYEARLRSVTGLAELAGSRKKVLADVPESLRMEFILEGLSLFSVIGKDVLGEQASYKDIMGSVMKGIQFDQPSGE; encoded by the coding sequence ATGTTTACCAACGACCTGCTCACCCTGACCACCGTCGGCGACCTTCGGGCTGCCGGTTACCCGACTCAATCGGTGAAAGACGAACTCCGCAACAATCTTCTGCGTAAACTGAAAAACCGGGAACCCCTGTTCCCCGGTATTTACGGATACGAAAAAACCGTCATTCCGGAAATCGAAAATGCCGTCTTAAGCAAGCATAACATCATTCTGCTCGGCCTGCGCGGACAGGCAAAGACCCGGCTTGCCCGGCTGCTGGTCAATCTGCTCGATGAATACGTGCCCGTCCTGCAGGATTCCGAAGTGAATGACCATCCGTTTCATCCCATTTCTCTGGCAGGAAAAGAACTGATTGCCACCCTTGGGGATAAAGCCCCCATTCAATGGATTCACCGGTCGGACCGGTATGGTGAAAAACTGGCCACCCCCGATGTGACCGTGGCCGATCTGATCGGCGATCTGGACCCCATTAAGGCAGCCGCTCACCGGCTTTCCTACAGCGATGAACGGATTCTGCATTACGGAATTATTCCGCGCACCAACCGCGGCATTTTCGTGATCAATGAACTGCCCGATCTGCAACCACGCATTCAGGTGTCGCTGTTTAACATTCTTCAGGAAGCAGACATTCAGATCCGCGGATTTAAAACCCGGATTCCCATGGATATCATGCTCATTTTCACAGCCAATCCGGAAGATTACACCAACCGCGGATCCATCATCACCCCGCTGAAGGACCGGATTGATTCTCAGATCATCACACACTATCCCAAGACGATTGAAGTGGCGCGGAAAATCACCGAACAGGAATCATTCTCCACTGCACAACGCGAAGTCACGGTTCATATTCCCGACCTGATCCGTGATCTGGTGGAACAGCTTTCCTTCGAAGCCCGTGAAAGTGAATTTGTCGATCACAAATCGGGTGTATCTGCACGACTGGCCATTTCAGCCTTTGAAACGCTCATCAGTCAGGCGGAACGCCGGGCCGTGATGCATGGCGAAACCGAAACCACCGTCAGAATCATGGATCTGTATCGCCTGACGCCTTCCATCACAGGAAAGATTGAACTGGTGTATGAAGGTGAGCAGGAAGGCATGGCGAAAGTGGCCACCGCCCTTATACAAAAAGCCATCCGGAGTGCATTTAAAACCTGGTTTCCCGATCCCTCCCGGATCAAATCGGGCGAAGCCGGAAATCCGTACAAACCCATTCTCGAGTGGTTCAGTCAGAAAAAAACGGTCGATCTGCTCTTTGATGATTCACAGGCTGATTATGAGGCGAGATTGCGGTCGGTGACCGGACTGGCCGAACTGGCCGGTTCCCGGAAAAAGGTTCTGGCAGATGTCCCCGAGTCGCTCCGGATGGAATTTATTCTGGAAGGATTGTCTCTGTTCTCCGTCATCGGGAAGGATGTGCTCGGCGAACAGGCCAGCTACAAGGATATCATGGGCTCGGTCATGAAAGGCATTCAGTTCGATCAGCCATCAGGTGAGTGA